In Daphnia magna isolate NIES linkage group LG7, ASM2063170v1.1, whole genome shotgun sequence, a single genomic region encodes these proteins:
- the LOC116931329 gene encoding uncharacterized protein LOC116931329, with product MSVSCYAIGLEPDAKQRYLEKLKLVNVDCPYSISKTLWKCGLDCCPIVPKLSPPDIFIHLVESKSYQNLSEALGAYKGLSIESKQAVKDGWVQEFRAMILSSGFVLIKAKVSPSQALSHTPHQPWAAIAAQGCAAACAHCTCAAGLGEVCNHVAGLLQVCMVSSQIHEEISCTEELCTWAGNYSKPGVFKKVADMSVVMKEKLPKVKIQSKKDIFTLLSKLSEMPGDPAEYY from the exons atgtCGGTGTCGTGTTATGCAATCGGTCTTGAACCGGATGCAAAACAGCGAtacttagaaaaattaaaacttgtAAATGTTGATTGCCCTTACAGTATTTCCAAAACTCTATGGAAATGTGGGCTTGATTGCTGTCCAATAGTTCCTAAGTTGTCTCCCCCTGACATTTTCATTCATCTAGTGGAAAGTAAAAGCTACCAAAATCTATCTGAAGCCCTTGGAGCTTATAAGGGGCTTTCAATAGAATCGAAACAGGCAGTAAAGGACGGATGGGTACAGGAGTTCAGGGCCATGATTCTTTCCTCTGGATTTGTACTAATTAAAGCTAAG GTTTCACCTTCGCAAGCCCTAAGCCACACACCACACCAACCATGGGCAGCAATTGCAGCACAAGGATGTGCAGCAGCCTGTGCACACTGCACTTGTGCTGCAGG ATTGGGAGAGGTTTGCAACCATGTAGCCGGCCTACTTCAAGTATGCATGGTGTCTTCACAGATCCACGAAGAAATCAGCTGTACTGAAGAGCTCTGTACATGGGCAGGAAACTATTCCAAGCCG GGTGTCTTTAAAAAAGTAGCTGACATGAGCGTGGTTATGAAGGAGAAATTACCCAAAGTAAAAATACAATCTAAGAAAGATATATTTACACTCCTGTCAAAATTATCAGAAATGCCAGGTGACCCTGCTGAATACTATTAG